In Pseudonocardia sp. DSM 110487, the sequence CGCTGGGCACGACCTCGACCGCGATGTCGACGAGCAGCCCTGCCGTCCGGCCGATCATGTCCGCCCCGACCCCGCGGGCCGGGAGCTCGGGCAGGTGCGGCAACAGTGGCAGCTCGCCCACCACGGTCGCGGCCGCATCCCTGGGGTCGGTGCCGGGAAGCGAGCCGACGCCCGTCGCGGCGCCGTCGGGCCAGCGAGCAGGCGGCGCGGCCGACTCCGCGCCGTCGGCGGGCTCGGGCTGGACGAAGGCGCCGCCCCCCACCGTCTCCCCCGGTCTGGAGCCGGCAAGGCCGGCGGCGGCGAGTGCGGCCTCGAGCGGATCGGTACTCACGGCCGGTGTCTACCACCGCCACTCCTGCCTCATGCCGCGGACCCGGCCGAAAGGGACGAGACCCCGACTCGCGCGCACCCAGACCCCGACTCGCGGACGGGGAGCCTTCGGCCCCCGCGAGTCGCGGTGTGAGTGTGCGCGAGTCGCGCCGCTACTACGCCGTGGCGGTGATCGTGGCGCTGCCAAGGACGATGTCCCCGGCCGCGTCGGGGCGGTAGAGCGCCACCGCCTGGCCGGGGGCCACGCCGCGCAGCGGCTCTGCGAGCTCGACGTGCAGGCCGTCGGCCGTCTGCTCGGCGACCGCCGCGGCCATGCCGCCGTGCGCGCGGACCTGGGCGACGCAGTCGAACCGGGCCCCTGGCGCGGCCCCCGCGCTCCAGACGGGGCGGCCGCCCTCGATCGTGCGAACGTCCAGCGCCGTGGCCGGCCCGACCGTCACGGTGCCGGTGACGGGCTCGATCCCGAGCACGTACCGGGGGCGGCCGTCGGCGGCGGGGGCATCGACGCCGAGGCCCTTGCGCTGCCCGACGGTGAATCCGTGCACGCCGTCGTGGCGGGCCAGCTCGGCCCCCGTCGCGGCGTCGACGATCGAGCCCGGCCGCACGCCGAGCCGGGAACCGAGGAACGCCCGGGTGTCACCGGAGGGGATGAAGCAGATGTCGTGGCTGTCGGGCTTGTCGGCCACCCGCAGGCCGCGGGCGGCGGCCTCAGCGCGGACAGCGGGCTTCGGGGTGTCGCCGATCGGGAACATCGCGTGCGCGAGCTGCTCGGTGGTGAGCACGGCGAGGACGTACGACTGGTCCTTGTCCGCGTCGACGGCTCGCCGCAGCTCACCCGCGACCAGCCGCGCGTAGTGGCCGGTGCAGACGGCGTCGAATCCGAGCGCGACCGCCTTGTCCAGCAGCGCGGCGAACTTGATCTTCTCGTTGCACCGCAGGCACGGGTTGGGGGTCTGCCCGGCGGCATAGGCGGCGACGAAGTCGTCCACCACGTCCTCGCGGAAGCGGGCGGCGAAGTCCCAGACGTAGAACGGGATGCCGAGCACGTCCGCGGCCCGGCGGGCATCGCCGGCATCCTCGCGCGAGCAGCAGCCGCGGGAGCCGCTGCGCAGGGCGTCCGGGGTCTCGGAGAGCGCGAGGTGGACGCCGACCACGTCGTGGCCGGCATCGACGGCGCGGGCGGCGGCCACCGCCGAGTCGACGCCACCGCTCATCGCTGCGAGAACCCTCATCGCGCCAACGCCGCCTTCCCGGCGCGCCGGGCCCGCTCGACGACCGGGCCGATCACGGCCGCGACCGCGTCGACGTCGGCGGCCGTCGAGGTGTGGCCGAGTGAGAACCTCAAGGACCCGCGGGCGGTCGCCTCGTCGGCCCCCATCGCGAGCAGCACGTGGCTGGGCTGCGCCACCCCTGCCGTGCACGCCGAGCCGGTGGAGCACTCGATGCCCTGTGCGTCGAGCAGCATCAGCAGGCTGTCGCCCTCGCAACCGGGGAACGACAGGTGTGCGTTGCCCGGCAGCCGCGAGGGCCCGCCCTCGACGACGCCGGTGCCAGGGTCCCCGTTCAGCGTGGCCTCTGGCACGACGGCCCTGATCCGGGCGACGAGGTCGTCGCGCAGGTCGGCGAGCGCCGGGCCGCGCCGGGGCGCGTCGGCGACGGACAGCTCCACGGCGGTGGCCAGACCCACCACCGCGGGGGTGTCGAGGGTGCCGGACCGCACGTCGCGCTCCTGCCCGCCGCCGTGCAGCAACGGGGTGAGCACGACCTCGCGGCCCAGCAGCAGCGCGCCTGCCCCG encodes:
- the mnmA gene encoding tRNA 2-thiouridine(34) synthase MnmA is translated as MRVLAAMSGGVDSAVAAARAVDAGHDVVGVHLALSETPDALRSGSRGCCSREDAGDARRAADVLGIPFYVWDFAARFREDVVDDFVAAYAAGQTPNPCLRCNEKIKFAALLDKAVALGFDAVCTGHYARLVAGELRRAVDADKDQSYVLAVLTTEQLAHAMFPIGDTPKPAVRAEAAARGLRVADKPDSHDICFIPSGDTRAFLGSRLGVRPGSIVDAATGAELARHDGVHGFTVGQRKGLGVDAPAADGRPRYVLGIEPVTGTVTVGPATALDVRTIEGGRPVWSAGAAPGARFDCVAQVRAHGGMAAAVAEQTADGLHVELAEPLRGVAPGQAVALYRPDAAGDIVLGSATITATA